One part of the Engraulis encrasicolus isolate BLACKSEA-1 chromosome 17, IST_EnEncr_1.0, whole genome shotgun sequence genome encodes these proteins:
- the LOC134467451 gene encoding uncharacterized protein LOC134467451 yields MPDNRKVSGSTCIRPGQRVQLTHNYGCGRWVWKFFKGPEHTDLTILPTKQNIAWPPGVAPDQNCNTQICCNEGSTHPPSKSLVGYTPHPEELQNSTAWYQLKNFPHTNVGAMYILYQIKNDGKDPKKCYRTKDLEPAAYRCMHMAPHNLTHIFYNDITYNLSLPLTDESRPKTFVWTARKEGVYCVGSCLHSNNSYTTPFNCTWESKNCFNLTTCGYKRPTQCPTLHPTPTHGLIKGSMNKTLLHNVNLVMAHISYNISNILTAYTTHCDTKGDTHTWLQSRIDDLVADYQTRLGAQVNSMRKKRDLLSQISGLFANSVVNTYRINGQSQYTSWLASQVATGFQHLTNSNERIIKAVRSEAQALLTTSLALFNQTHTIERDVACRAFAQDLFTAARQEILDLRLHKVPKHALQDLIEILDLHRWFESDKMKDVQYSELLTTLMMYTGKECPGCIGFFATFPLIHPDQVFPNSTTIHSIGVVANNQVLTWDHLAGYMTVGKTETLFTTRNCCHETTKYVICTCNTLQPFAFNDSKLINIRSLHGYSDAVQVSSTQWCVISEMNSFSYGGLTCPANHSFCLEVTEDFSMGALSILGRTPLDSDLSPWWEDNFYEEGTQALADTMTLVQQLIQQVDYHLNQAQVQANLAEKTAELLTSSTTHAAEAAYTWWDWIFRGCVLASAIILLLTLIQCCYFRHLIRSLKKDSEAALLVSKLLTPVTRQ; encoded by the coding sequence ATGCCGGACAATCGGAAAGTGTCGGGCTCGACATGTATCCGACCCGGCCAACGAGTTCAACTCACCCATAACTACGGGTGCGGGAGATGGGTTTGGAAATTCTTCAAGGGGCCAGAACACACTGATCTCACTATACTACCTACCAAACAAAACATAGCCTGGCCTCCCGGCGTAGCGCCGGATCAAAATTGCAACACCCAAATATGCTGTAATGAAGGTTCCACCCATCCTCCCTCCAAATCCCTTGTAGGCTATACACCACATCCTGAAGAACTACAAAACAGCACCGCGTGGTACCAGTTGAAAAACTTCCCACACACTAATGTTGGTGCTATGTATATACTCTATCAGATAAAGAATGATGGAAAAGATCCGAAAAAGTGCTACCGCACAAAGGACCTTGAACCAGCAGCATACCGGTGCATGCACATGGCACCCCATAACCTCACACATATATTCTATAATGACATAACGTATAACCTGTCTCTTCCCCTCACAGATGAAAGCCGACCAAAAACTTTTGTGTGGACCGCACGAAAAGAAGGAGTGTACTGTGTAGGCAGCTGCCTACACAGTAACAATTCGTACACCACACCTTTTAATTGCACATGGGAATCAAAAAATTGTTTCAATTTGACTACATGTGGTTATAAACGACCAACTCAATGTCCCACACTTCATCCAACACCCACACATGGACTGATTAAGGGTAGCATGAACAAAACCTTGTTGCACAATGTCAATTTAGTAATGGCACATATCTCATACAACATTTCAAACATACTGACTGCATACACTACACATTGTGACACgaaaggggacacacacacatggctacagTCACGCATCGATGATCTAGTTGCTGATTACCAAACCAGACTGGGTGCTCAAGTAAATTCAATGCGTAAGAAAAGAGATTTACTCTCACAAATATCTGGCCTTTTCGCTAATTCGGTAGTAAATACGTATAGAATCAATGGACAGTCCCAGTACACAAGTTGGCTGGCAAGCCAGGTGGCCACCGGTTTCCAGCACCTCACTAACTCCAATGAACGAATCATTAAGGCTGTACGGTCCGAAGCGCAGGCGCTACTGACCACTAGTCTTGCATTgtttaaccaaacacacactatcGAGCGTGACGTAGCCTGCAGGGCATTTGCACAAGATTTGTTTACAGCTGCCCGTCAAGAGATTTTAGACTTGCGCCTGCACAAAGTGCCCAAGCATGCGCTACAAGATCTTATAGAGATCTTGGATTTACATaggtggtttgaatctgacaaaaTGAAAGATGTACAGTATTCTGAATTATTGACCACTTTGATGATGTATACGGGCAAAGAATGCCCCGGTTGTATTGGATTCTTTGCCACCTTCCCTCTCATACATCCTGATCAAGTTTTCCCAAATTCCACTACCATACATTCTATTGGGGTGGTGGCAAACAATCAGGTGTTAACGTGGGACCACCTTGCAGGGTATATGACCGTTGGTAAAACCGAGACACTGTTCACCACCCGAAATTGCTGCCATGAGACCACCAAATATGTCATCTGTACTTGTAATACTTTGCAACCATTTGCTTTCAATGATTCCAAGTTGATAAATATTAGGTCTCTTCATGGATATTCGGACGCCGTTCAAGTGTCCAGCACACAGTGGTGTGTTATCAGCGAGATGAACTCTTTCTCCTATGGTGGGCTGACATGCCCCGCCAACCACAGCTTCTGTCTGGAAGTGACAGAGGACTTTTCGATGGGGGCGCTCAGCATCCTTGGGAGAACCCCCCTGGACTCTGACCTCTCTCCTTGGTGGGAGGACAACTTCTATGAGGAGGGAACTCAGGCGCTGGCAGACACCATGACCCTGGTACAACAGCTCATCCAGCAGGTGGATTACCACCTTAACCAGGCCCAGGTACAAGCAAACCTGGCCGAGAAGACTGCAGAGCTCCTCACCAGTTCCACCACTCACGCCGCGGAGGCGGCGTACACCTGGTGGGATTGGATCTTCAGGGGTTGTGTACTTGCCAGtgccatcatcctcctcctcacgcTGATACAGTGCTGCTACTTCAGACACCTCATCCGGTCCTTGAAAAAGGACTCAGAGGCAGCACTGTTGGTCAGCAAACTCCTCACACCTGTTACACGTCAGTGA